A window from Engraulis encrasicolus isolate BLACKSEA-1 chromosome 11, IST_EnEncr_1.0, whole genome shotgun sequence encodes these proteins:
- the psmd5 gene encoding 26S proteasome non-ATPase regulatory subunit 5 isoform X1, with amino-acid sequence MAATIEGLLSEISSSEDPLEGLRNLRTAVLSTPVNNLRELGSGCNLEVIFSLLNTADKEQIEVCVEVLGRILQAQDPALLFHARKTELEGGLQHPDDTVKILTLTQMGRVVENGEALTQMLACENILRKVIQCIAAEKISVAKEAISALAKLAHCKPGLDALFRTHLKDVKDVMATSDIIRYRVYELVVEVCAVSAVSLGYCASTGFISQLLEEMAGDDILVRATAIETVTHLAEFQHGRQYLSQQGTMERLSNMIIAAEQDPFSSLYLPGLVKFFGKLALLEGPQQVCECYPAFLSTVFEMLLGPDPTHTTVALDTVGALGATVEGKQVLHKTGEKFKAVLKRMSHIAQDGPNDLRVRCIDAIALLLSLPVSSEDQTEDLCVLTESWFCSLSSQPMEMFRTISTQPFPELHCCALRVFTAIGSQAWGQRMMVQTPGFLEWIVDRSSGVTKEGKDAKFELVGALVTSPTTQELLGSQNTLRLRAYLREGPYYVSAVAAVSTEGAD; translated from the exons ATGGCGGCGACCATTGAGGGGCTGTTATCGGAGATTTCCTCATCTGAGGACCCACTAGAAGGGCTCAGAAACCTCCGAACTGCTGTTTTATCAACTCCTGTAAACAACCTGAGAGAGCTAGGGTCCGGTTGTAATTTGGAGGTGATTTTTTCCCTTCTCAACACCGCTGACAA GGAACAAATAGAAGTATGTGTCGAGGTTCTGGGGCGCATCCTGCAGGCTCAAGATCCCGCCCTCTTGTTTCACGCGCGGAAGACGGAGCTCGAGGGTGGCCTTCAGCATCCAGACGACACTGTCAAAATTCTCACGCTCACACAG ATGGGCAGAGTGGTGGAGAATGGAGAAGCTCTGACCCAGATGTTGGCATGTGAGAACATCCTGAGGAAAGTCATACAGTGCATAGCTGCTGAGAAGATTTCTGTTGCTAAAGAG GCTATCTCTGCTCTAGCGAAGTTGGCTCATTGTAAGCCTGGACTTGACGCCCTGTTCCGCACTCACCTTAAAGATGTCAAGGATGTCATGGCCACCAGTGACATCATCCGGTACAGAGTTTATGAG ttggtggtggaggtgtgcgCAGTCTCTGCCGTATCGCTGGGTTACTGCGCCAGCACCGGCTTCATCTCCCAGCTATTAGAAGAGATGGCTGGAGACGACATCCTGGTTCG GGCCACTGCCATAGAGACAGTGACCCACCTGGCAGAGTTCCAGCATGGCCGCCAGTACCTGTCCCAGCAGGGCACCATGGAGCGCCTCTCCAACATGATCATCGCCGCCGAGCAAGACCCCTTCAGCAGCCTCTACCTACCAG gcttgGTGAAGTTCTTTGGTAAGCTGGCTCTGCTGGAGGGCCCACAGCAGGTGTGTGAGTGCTACCCGGCGTTCCTCAGCACGGTCTTTGAGATGCTGCTGGGTCccgaccccacacacaccaccgtcgCCCTTGACACCGTTGGAGCCCTGGGAGCCACTGTGGAGGGCAAACAGGTCCTGCACaaaacag gtgagAAGTTCAAAGCTGTGCTGAAAAGAATGAGTCATATTGCCCAAGATGGACCAAATGATCTACGTGTGCGGTGCATCGATGCCAttgcactcctcctctctctccccgtaaGT AGTGAGGATCAGACGGAGGATCTGTGTGTTCTGACAGAGAGCTGGTTCTGCTCGCTGAGCTCGCAGCCCATGGAGATGTTCCGTACCATCAGCACACAACCCTTCCCAGAGCTACACTGCTGCGCCTTACGGGTcttcact GCCATTGGCAGCCAGGCTTGGGGCCAAAGGATGATGGTGCAGACTCCAGGTTTCCTGGAGTGGATTGTGGACCGGTCGTCAGGCGTGACCAAGGAAGGGAAGGATGCTAAGTTCGAGCTGGTCGGGGCACTGGTGACCTCGCCCACCACGCAGGAGCTGCTCGGTTCCCAGAATACACTGCGTCTCAGGGCGTATCTGAGGGAGGGTCCATATTACGTCAGCGCGGTGGCCGCCGTGTCCACTGAGGGAGCAGACTAA
- the psmd5 gene encoding 26S proteasome non-ATPase regulatory subunit 5 isoform X2, translating to MAATIEGLLSEISSSEDPLEGLRNLRTAVLSTPVNNLRELGSGCNLEVIFSLLNTADKEQIEVCVEVLGRILQAQDPALLFHARKTELEGGLQHPDDTVKILTLTQMGRVVENGEALTQMLACENILRKVIQCIAAEKISVAKEAISALAKLAHCKPGLDALFRTHLKDVKDVMATSDIIRYRVYELVVEVCAVSAVSLGYCASTGFISQLLEEMAGDDILVRATAIETVTHLAEFQHGRQYLSQQGTMERLSNMIIAAEQDPFSSLYLPGLVKFFGKLALLEGPQQVCECYPAFLSTVFEMLLGPDPTHTTVALDTVGALGATVEGKQVLHKTGEKFKAVLKRMSHIAQDGPNDLRVRCIDAIALLLSLPSEDQTEDLCVLTESWFCSLSSQPMEMFRTISTQPFPELHCCALRVFTAIGSQAWGQRMMVQTPGFLEWIVDRSSGVTKEGKDAKFELVGALVTSPTTQELLGSQNTLRLRAYLREGPYYVSAVAAVSTEGAD from the exons ATGGCGGCGACCATTGAGGGGCTGTTATCGGAGATTTCCTCATCTGAGGACCCACTAGAAGGGCTCAGAAACCTCCGAACTGCTGTTTTATCAACTCCTGTAAACAACCTGAGAGAGCTAGGGTCCGGTTGTAATTTGGAGGTGATTTTTTCCCTTCTCAACACCGCTGACAA GGAACAAATAGAAGTATGTGTCGAGGTTCTGGGGCGCATCCTGCAGGCTCAAGATCCCGCCCTCTTGTTTCACGCGCGGAAGACGGAGCTCGAGGGTGGCCTTCAGCATCCAGACGACACTGTCAAAATTCTCACGCTCACACAG ATGGGCAGAGTGGTGGAGAATGGAGAAGCTCTGACCCAGATGTTGGCATGTGAGAACATCCTGAGGAAAGTCATACAGTGCATAGCTGCTGAGAAGATTTCTGTTGCTAAAGAG GCTATCTCTGCTCTAGCGAAGTTGGCTCATTGTAAGCCTGGACTTGACGCCCTGTTCCGCACTCACCTTAAAGATGTCAAGGATGTCATGGCCACCAGTGACATCATCCGGTACAGAGTTTATGAG ttggtggtggaggtgtgcgCAGTCTCTGCCGTATCGCTGGGTTACTGCGCCAGCACCGGCTTCATCTCCCAGCTATTAGAAGAGATGGCTGGAGACGACATCCTGGTTCG GGCCACTGCCATAGAGACAGTGACCCACCTGGCAGAGTTCCAGCATGGCCGCCAGTACCTGTCCCAGCAGGGCACCATGGAGCGCCTCTCCAACATGATCATCGCCGCCGAGCAAGACCCCTTCAGCAGCCTCTACCTACCAG gcttgGTGAAGTTCTTTGGTAAGCTGGCTCTGCTGGAGGGCCCACAGCAGGTGTGTGAGTGCTACCCGGCGTTCCTCAGCACGGTCTTTGAGATGCTGCTGGGTCccgaccccacacacaccaccgtcgCCCTTGACACCGTTGGAGCCCTGGGAGCCACTGTGGAGGGCAAACAGGTCCTGCACaaaacag gtgagAAGTTCAAAGCTGTGCTGAAAAGAATGAGTCATATTGCCCAAGATGGACCAAATGATCTACGTGTGCGGTGCATCGATGCCAttgcactcctcctctctctcccc AGTGAGGATCAGACGGAGGATCTGTGTGTTCTGACAGAGAGCTGGTTCTGCTCGCTGAGCTCGCAGCCCATGGAGATGTTCCGTACCATCAGCACACAACCCTTCCCAGAGCTACACTGCTGCGCCTTACGGGTcttcact GCCATTGGCAGCCAGGCTTGGGGCCAAAGGATGATGGTGCAGACTCCAGGTTTCCTGGAGTGGATTGTGGACCGGTCGTCAGGCGTGACCAAGGAAGGGAAGGATGCTAAGTTCGAGCTGGTCGGGGCACTGGTGACCTCGCCCACCACGCAGGAGCTGCTCGGTTCCCAGAATACACTGCGTCTCAGGGCGTATCTGAGGGAGGGTCCATATTACGTCAGCGCGGTGGCCGCCGTGTCCACTGAGGGAGCAGACTAA